In one Rhodococcus sp. B50 genomic region, the following are encoded:
- a CDS encoding PPOX class F420-dependent oxidoreductase, which yields MARTPDAIGPKALEFLSEYHLATLTTLRKDGSPHVVAVGFTWDGEAGLARVITFEGSQKTLNVERGGYAVVSQVDGGRWLTLEGPARVTREPADVREGERRYAARYREPRPNPRRVVIEIAVERVMGSVLEAS from the coding sequence ATGGCACGCACCCCCGACGCGATAGGTCCGAAGGCGCTCGAGTTCCTCTCCGAGTACCACCTCGCGACGCTCACGACCCTCCGTAAGGACGGCTCGCCGCACGTCGTCGCCGTCGGGTTCACGTGGGACGGAGAGGCCGGCCTCGCACGGGTCATCACCTTCGAGGGCTCGCAGAAGACGCTCAACGTGGAGCGCGGCGGTTACGCCGTCGTCAGTCAGGTCGACGGCGGCCGCTGGCTCACCCTCGAGGGCCCGGCCCGCGTGACGCGCGAGCCGGCCGACGTCCGCGAAGGTGAGCGTCGCTACGCCGCTCGCTACCGCGAGCCCCGCCCGAACCCCCGCCGCGTCGTCATCGAGATCGCAGTCGAGCGCGTCATGGGCTCGGTCCTCGAAGCGTCCTGA
- a CDS encoding globin domain-containing protein, producing the protein MVGAEIGTISRVFYNRLFRAVPSLRDTFNRTNQANGAQQRALADSIAAFASLLVTHAPTDIDPIMERIAAKHASLGVRSAHYEIVRTHLFAAIAEVLGAAATPQVAVAWHEVYTMMANSLVEQETKLYRQAGVAPGDIWRRVFVTAHEYDGAHAATLHLRSVDGGPLPVFLPGQYISVRVALPDGTEQIRQYTVFPGRASGEWAVTVKRIPGGLVSPMLCDGVRVGDHLLVSPPFGSVVVDPGSEPLLLVSAGVGVTMTIAALRDLQSRQDGRSVDVVHLDRTPYEQPHRTEIRTLVDSLPNARLHVRYTEYDEIRSGGRTPLSGLMIPGDARTYVCGPIPFMRAIRTDLVASGVAPASIRFEAFAPGSWFGLETSPDTVD; encoded by the coding sequence GTGGTCGGCGCCGAGATCGGCACGATCTCACGTGTCTTCTACAACCGGCTCTTCCGGGCCGTCCCGTCCCTGCGGGACACCTTCAACCGCACCAACCAGGCCAACGGCGCCCAGCAACGGGCACTCGCCGACTCGATCGCCGCTTTCGCGTCGCTTCTCGTCACCCACGCGCCGACCGACATCGACCCGATCATGGAGCGGATCGCCGCCAAACACGCCTCCCTCGGGGTGCGGTCCGCGCACTACGAGATCGTGCGGACCCACCTCTTCGCCGCGATAGCCGAGGTGCTCGGCGCGGCCGCCACCCCGCAGGTCGCCGTGGCCTGGCACGAGGTGTACACGATGATGGCGAATTCCCTGGTCGAGCAGGAGACGAAGCTGTACCGGCAGGCCGGTGTCGCACCCGGCGACATCTGGCGTCGGGTGTTCGTCACCGCACACGAATACGACGGTGCGCACGCGGCCACCCTCCACCTCCGCTCCGTCGACGGTGGACCACTGCCGGTCTTCCTTCCCGGGCAGTACATCTCGGTGCGGGTCGCGCTCCCCGACGGGACCGAGCAGATCCGCCAGTACACGGTGTTCCCAGGCCGGGCGAGCGGCGAGTGGGCGGTCACCGTCAAGCGGATTCCGGGCGGACTCGTCTCCCCGATGCTGTGCGACGGTGTGCGGGTCGGCGACCACCTCCTCGTGTCACCACCCTTCGGCAGCGTGGTGGTCGACCCGGGCAGCGAACCGCTGCTTCTCGTCTCCGCGGGGGTGGGCGTGACGATGACCATCGCCGCGCTGCGCGACCTGCAGTCCCGCCAGGACGGCCGGAGCGTCGACGTCGTCCATCTCGACCGCACCCCCTACGAGCAACCGCACCGGACCGAGATCCGGACCCTGGTCGACTCGTTGCCGAACGCCCGACTCCACGTGCGCTACACCGAATACGACGAGATCCGCAGCGGCGGACGAACTCCCCTGTCCGGCTTGATGATTCCGGGTGACGCCCGCACCTACGTGTGCGGTCCGATCCCGTTCATGCGCGCGATCCGCACCGACCTCGTCGCCTCCGGTGTCGCCCCGGCGTCGATCCGGTTCGAGGCGTTCGCACCCGGTTCGTGGTTCGGCCTCGAAACGTCACCGGACACCGTCGATTAA
- a CDS encoding 3-hydroxybutyryl-CoA dehydrogenase, with translation MTSEKIQRVGVIGAGIMGAGIAEVCARAHVDVLVFEQTRELAAAGRARILRSLDRGVSSGKITEREREQAAWRLRFTSDLGDFADRQLVVEAVVEDEKVKSEIFAELDKIVTDPNAVLASNTSSIPIMKLGIATRAPERVIGMHFFNPVPVLPLVELVTTLKTGSTVSKRAEAFAADVLGKQVVRSSDRAGFIANALLVPYLLSAIRMVESGFATKEDIDKTMVLGCAHPMGPLALTDLVGLDTVKSIADSMYEEFKEPLYSAPPLLQRMVEAGLVGKKSGAGFYEYADNGRTVKKAG, from the coding sequence GTGACCAGCGAAAAGATTCAGCGCGTCGGCGTGATCGGCGCCGGCATCATGGGCGCAGGTATCGCCGAGGTGTGCGCACGCGCTCATGTCGACGTACTGGTGTTCGAGCAGACCCGCGAACTTGCGGCTGCCGGACGCGCCCGCATCCTCCGGTCGCTCGACCGGGGTGTGAGCAGCGGGAAGATCACCGAACGAGAGCGTGAGCAGGCCGCATGGCGTCTGCGCTTCACCTCCGATCTCGGTGACTTCGCCGATCGGCAGCTCGTCGTGGAGGCCGTCGTCGAGGACGAGAAGGTCAAGAGCGAGATCTTCGCCGAGCTCGACAAGATCGTCACCGATCCCAACGCGGTGCTCGCCTCGAACACCTCGTCGATCCCGATCATGAAGCTCGGTATCGCGACCCGTGCTCCCGAGCGTGTCATCGGTATGCACTTCTTCAACCCGGTGCCGGTGCTCCCGCTCGTCGAGCTCGTCACCACCCTGAAGACCGGATCCACCGTCTCCAAGCGCGCCGAGGCCTTCGCGGCCGACGTGCTGGGCAAGCAGGTCGTGCGGTCCTCCGATCGCGCAGGATTCATCGCCAACGCCTTGCTGGTGCCGTACCTGCTCTCGGCGATCCGGATGGTCGAGTCCGGTTTCGCCACCAAGGAGGACATCGACAAGACGATGGTCCTGGGCTGTGCCCACCCGATGGGTCCGCTCGCCCTGACCGACCTCGTCGGTCTGGACACCGTCAAGTCGATCGCCGACTCCATGTACGAGGAGTTCAAGGAGCCCCTGTACTCGGCACCGCCGCTGTTGCAGCGCATGGTCGAGGCGGGACTCGTCGGTAAGAAGTCGGGCGCCGGCTTCTACGAGTACGCCGACAACGGCCGCACGGTCAAGAAGGCCGGCTAG
- the ramB gene encoding acetate metabolism transcriptional regulator RamB, with the protein MAKTYVGARLRQLRTERGLSQAALAKTLEISASYLNQIEHDVRPLTVPVLLRISEVFGVDATFFSSQDDTRLIAEMREVALDREMGIEADAQEIAEMVAAHPTLARAMVNLHRRFRNTTAQLAVATEERYSDGSGSGAITMPHEEVRDYFYQRQNYLHDLDTAAEELANRIRFHRGDVGGEIARRLTTAHDVQIVKRIDLGENILHRYDPETRVLEVAPQLSGGQQVFKLALELAYLECGELIDRLVAEGSFTSDPSRALARLGLANYWAAALILPYTQFHEIAEDFRYDIERLSAFYGVSYETIAHRLSTLQRPKLRGVPFSFVRVDRAGNMSKRQSATGFHFSTSGGTCPLWNVYETFAYPGKIMTQIAQMPDGRRYLWVARTVERRAARYGQPSKTFAIGLGCELRHAHRLVYADGLDLDDSNPGTPIGSGCRVCERMNCPQRAFPPLGKEIDINEHRSSVSPYLVR; encoded by the coding sequence ATGGCCAAGACCTATGTAGGCGCCCGGCTGCGGCAGCTACGCACCGAGCGAGGACTCAGCCAAGCGGCGCTCGCCAAGACCCTCGAGATCTCCGCGAGCTATCTCAATCAGATCGAGCACGACGTCCGGCCTCTGACCGTGCCCGTCCTGCTCCGCATCAGCGAGGTCTTCGGGGTGGACGCCACCTTCTTCTCCTCGCAGGACGACACGCGCCTGATCGCCGAGATGCGCGAGGTCGCACTCGACCGGGAGATGGGCATCGAAGCCGACGCTCAGGAGATCGCCGAGATGGTCGCCGCCCACCCCACCCTCGCGCGGGCGATGGTCAACCTGCACCGGCGCTTCCGTAACACCACCGCCCAGCTCGCCGTTGCCACCGAGGAGCGGTACAGCGACGGAAGCGGCAGCGGCGCGATCACCATGCCGCACGAAGAGGTGCGCGACTACTTCTACCAGCGGCAGAACTACCTGCACGATCTCGACACCGCCGCCGAGGAACTGGCCAACCGCATCCGATTCCACCGCGGCGATGTCGGCGGCGAGATCGCCCGACGCCTGACCACGGCCCACGACGTGCAGATCGTCAAGCGCATCGACCTCGGCGAGAACATCCTGCACCGCTACGACCCCGAGACCCGCGTCCTCGAGGTCGCGCCGCAACTGTCCGGCGGCCAGCAGGTGTTCAAGCTGGCCCTCGAACTCGCGTATCTGGAGTGCGGAGAGCTCATCGACCGTCTCGTCGCGGAGGGCTCGTTCACCAGCGACCCCTCGCGAGCACTGGCCCGCCTCGGGCTCGCCAATTACTGGGCAGCCGCGTTGATCCTGCCGTACACGCAGTTCCACGAGATCGCCGAGGACTTCCGGTACGACATCGAGCGCCTGTCGGCCTTCTACGGCGTCAGCTACGAGACGATTGCGCACCGGCTCTCGACCCTGCAACGCCCGAAACTGCGGGGCGTCCCGTTCTCGTTCGTTCGCGTCGACCGCGCAGGGAACATGTCGAAGCGGCAGTCCGCCACCGGTTTCCACTTCTCCACGAGCGGTGGCACGTGCCCGTTGTGGAACGTCTACGAGACCTTCGCCTATCCCGGCAAGATCATGACGCAGATCGCGCAGATGCCTGACGGTCGCCGCTATCTGTGGGTCGCGCGCACCGTGGAGCGTCGCGCCGCGCGGTACGGCCAGCCGTCGAAGACCTTCGCGATCGGGCTCGGGTGCGAACTGCGGCACGCGCATCGTCTCGTCTACGCCGACGGTCTCGACCTCGACGACTCCAACCCCGGCACACCGATCGGCTCCGGTTGTCGCGTGTGCGAGCGGATGAACTGCCCTCAGCGCGCGTTCCCGCCCCTGGGCAAGGAGATCGACATCAACGAGCACCGCTCCTCGGTCTCGCCGTATCTGGTGCGCTGA
- the aceA gene encoding isocitrate lyase, with amino-acid sequence MSTTGTPRTAEEIQKDWDTNPRWKGVTRNYTAEQVAKLQGTVVEEATLARRGSEILWDLVNNEDYINSLGALTGNQAVQQVRAGLKAIYLSGWQVAGDANLSGHTYPDQSLYPANSVPQVVRRINNALLRADEIAKVEGDTSVENWLAPIVADGEAGFGGALNVYELQKAMIAAGVAGSHWEDQLASEKKCGHLGGKVLIPTQQHIRTLTSARLAADVADVPTVVIARTDAEAATLITSDVDERDREFLDGTRTAEGFFGVKNGIEPCIARAKAYAPYSDLIWMETGVPDLEVAKKFAEAVRSEFPDQLLAYNCSPSFNWKAHLDDATIAKFQKELGAMGFKFQFITLAGFHSLNYGMFDLAHGYAREGMTAFVDLQEREFKAAKERGFTAIKHQREVGAGYFDSIATTVDPNTSTAALKGSTEEGQFH; translated from the coding sequence ATGTCGACCACCGGCACCCCGAGGACTGCAGAAGAGATCCAGAAGGATTGGGACACCAATCCGCGCTGGAAGGGGGTCACCCGCAACTACACCGCCGAGCAGGTCGCCAAGCTGCAGGGCACCGTCGTCGAGGAAGCCACCCTCGCCCGCCGCGGTTCCGAGATCCTGTGGGATCTCGTCAACAACGAGGACTACATCAACTCGCTCGGTGCCCTCACCGGTAACCAGGCGGTCCAGCAGGTCCGCGCAGGCCTGAAGGCCATCTACCTTTCCGGGTGGCAGGTCGCCGGCGACGCCAACCTGTCCGGCCACACCTACCCGGACCAGTCGCTGTACCCGGCGAACTCGGTTCCGCAGGTCGTTCGCCGCATCAACAACGCACTGCTGCGCGCCGACGAGATCGCCAAGGTCGAGGGCGACACCTCCGTCGAGAACTGGCTCGCCCCGATCGTCGCCGACGGTGAGGCCGGCTTCGGTGGCGCCCTCAACGTCTACGAGCTGCAGAAGGCCATGATCGCGGCCGGCGTCGCCGGTTCGCACTGGGAGGACCAGCTCGCGTCGGAGAAGAAGTGCGGCCACCTCGGTGGCAAGGTGCTCATCCCCACCCAGCAGCACATCCGCACCCTGACCTCGGCTCGCCTCGCGGCCGACGTCGCCGACGTCCCCACGGTCGTCATCGCCCGTACCGACGCCGAGGCCGCGACCCTCATCACCTCCGATGTGGACGAGCGCGACCGCGAGTTCCTCGACGGCACCCGCACCGCCGAGGGCTTCTTCGGCGTCAAGAACGGCATCGAGCCCTGCATCGCCCGTGCGAAGGCATACGCTCCGTACTCCGATCTCATCTGGATGGAGACCGGCGTGCCGGACCTCGAGGTCGCGAAGAAGTTCGCCGAGGCCGTTCGCAGCGAGTTCCCGGACCAGCTGCTCGCCTACAACTGCTCGCCGTCCTTCAACTGGAAGGCTCACCTGGACGACGCGACCATCGCGAAGTTCCAGAAGGAGCTCGGCGCGATGGGCTTCAAGTTCCAGTTCATCACCCTCGCCGGCTTCCACTCGCTCAACTACGGCATGTTCGACCTGGCCCACGGCTACGCCCGTGAGGGCATGACGGCCTTCGTCGACCTGCAGGAGCGCGAGTTCAAGGCGGCCAAGGAGCGCGGCTTCACCGCCATCAAGCACCAGCGTGAGGTCGGTGCCGGCTACTTCGACAGCATCGCCACCACCGTCGATCCCAACACCTCCACGGCTGCCCTGAAGGGCTCCACCGAGGAAGGCCAGTTCCACTAG